A window of the Cytophagaceae bacterium genome harbors these coding sequences:
- a CDS encoding cytochrome C — translation MKVLTSTIKNFINVLVIVSFTSVAIAQTAKTVAPSNTECISCHKDNISTHAYNSSVHQTLKCTACHVKADAAHQMPKAKSGKKACVVSYKPMNCSSCHANIAKEHQSSIHNSTRLKVGCAKCHDDIHTIKSIKNDKIAAAKLCNQCHEKENDYFSSTHFKALKRGSKDAATCTDCHGLHAIKKIDNVAQGRTFHTQACLKCHGDAKIMSKSHVTSIAPETYFQSYHGKNIRLGYPERVAGCADCHGSHKILPEKDKNSMVNHANLTQTCKACHTNASAGFAKFIPHAEPTNKEKYPSLFWVTLFMNGLMGVTFIFFWVHSLLWAFRGYVEKKQNQNEEFFAPAKAKGEKKEKIKNKVYRRFRPVHIILHLFVISSFLGLAITGLPLKFNDTSWGKTFMDLIGGVVTAGIIHRVSAIITFGYFVVTLAMSIRFLFSKDHPEETIWQRLFGPDSLFPNMKDARDMKAMFKWFFFRGPKPTFDRWTYWEKFDFLAVFWGVAVIGSSGLILWFPEFFGTFMPGWMFNIATIIHSDEALLAIGFIFTIHFFNTHLRVEKFPMDFVIFNGQITEEEMVHERKEQWERYKKQGVTKEYEVNKPVSLWVEIALRLFGLVAVVTGTILAMLIIYTFFQGGGH, via the coding sequence ATGAAAGTATTAACTTCAACAATTAAGAATTTTATCAATGTGCTGGTCATTGTATCATTTACATCAGTGGCAATTGCACAAACAGCAAAAACTGTAGCTCCGTCAAACACGGAGTGCATTTCATGCCATAAGGATAATATTTCAACACATGCATACAATAGCTCGGTACACCAAACATTAAAGTGTACAGCCTGTCATGTAAAAGCCGATGCAGCTCACCAAATGCCCAAAGCTAAATCTGGCAAAAAGGCTTGTGTAGTGTCGTATAAGCCGATGAATTGCAGTAGTTGTCATGCCAACATCGCCAAGGAACATCAGAGTAGCATTCACAATTCAACCAGGTTAAAAGTAGGTTGTGCAAAATGTCACGATGATATTCATACAATCAAATCGATTAAAAACGATAAAATAGCTGCCGCAAAACTATGTAATCAATGCCATGAGAAGGAAAATGACTATTTCAGCTCTACTCACTTTAAAGCTCTGAAACGCGGAAGTAAAGATGCAGCTACCTGTACAGACTGTCACGGGCTCCATGCCATCAAAAAAATTGATAATGTAGCTCAAGGTCGTACTTTCCACACTCAGGCTTGTTTAAAATGCCATGGTGATGCCAAGATTATGTCAAAAAGCCATGTGACCTCTATTGCACCTGAAACTTATTTCCAAAGCTATCATGGTAAAAATATAAGATTGGGTTATCCGGAACGCGTTGCAGGTTGTGCCGACTGCCATGGCTCACATAAGATTCTACCTGAAAAAGACAAGAATTCGATGGTTAATCATGCCAATTTGACCCAAACGTGTAAAGCATGCCATACAAATGCAAGTGCAGGTTTTGCCAAATTTATACCTCATGCTGAGCCTACCAATAAAGAAAAATATCCGTCTTTATTTTGGGTAACTTTGTTTATGAATGGTCTGATGGGTGTAACCTTTATATTTTTCTGGGTACATTCTTTACTTTGGGCATTCAGGGGGTATGTTGAAAAGAAACAAAATCAAAATGAAGAATTCTTCGCTCCTGCCAAAGCTAAGGGTGAGAAAAAAGAGAAAATTAAAAATAAAGTATATCGAAGATTCAGACCGGTACATATTATTCTGCACCTGTTTGTAATATCTAGTTTTCTTGGATTGGCCATTACCGGACTTCCTCTGAAATTTAACGATACCTCATGGGGCAAAACATTTATGGATCTCATTGGTGGAGTGGTTACTGCGGGTATTATCCACCGGGTGAGTGCTATCATTACTTTTGGTTACTTTGTGGTCACATTGGCGATGAGTATTCGTTTTCTGTTTTCAAAAGATCATCCTGAAGAAACAATTTGGCAACGTTTGTTTGGTCCTGATTCCTTGTTCCCTAATATGAAGGATGCCAGAGATATGAAGGCAATGTTTAAATGGTTCTTCTTCCGTGGGCCTAAACCAACTTTTGACAGATGGACTTATTGGGAAAAATTTGACTTCCTTGCAGTATTCTGGGGAGTTGCGGTCATCGGTTCAAGTGGTTTGATTTTATGGTTCCCTGAGTTCTTTGGTACGTTTATGCCGGGATGGATGTTTAATATTGCCACCATCATACATTCCGATGAAGCCTTACTTGCCATAGGATTCATATTTACCATTCACTTTTTCAATACACACCTGAGAGTTGAAAAATTCCCAATGGATTTTGTCATCTTTAATGGTCAGATTACCGAAGAAGAAATGGTTCACGAGCGTAAGGAGCAATGGGAACGCTATAAAAAACAAGGTGTTACTAAAGAATACGAAGTAAATAAACCGGTATCGCTTTGGGTCGAAATAGCATTGAGATTGTTTGGTCTGGTGGCAGTAGTTACCGGCACCATACTCGCTATGTTAATTATTTATACTTTCTTCCAGGGAGGTGGACACTAA